A genomic window from Sporosarcina sp. Marseille-Q4063 includes:
- a CDS encoding ABC transporter permease has translation MSELLPKVDGIAEAEIGRTAGPWREAWKGFRKSKVAVVGMVIVFFFIVVAIVGPFIAKEGINEQFMADRLLPPSSEYWLGTDDFGRDILSRIIHGARISLWVGFFSVIGSVVIGSTLGIIAGYYGRWVDTIISRIFDIMLAFPSILLAIAIVSVLGPSLQNALIAIAIINVPNFGRLIRSKVLSIKEDEYITAAKGVGMKDARILFSHILPNSMAPVIVQGTLAIATAILEAAALGFLGLGAAAPEPEWGKILADSKNYLQSAPWTMIFPGLAIMLTVLGFNLMGDGLRNAMDPRMKN, from the coding sequence ATGTCTGAACTATTACCAAAAGTAGATGGTATAGCCGAAGCTGAAATTGGGCGAACGGCCGGGCCATGGCGTGAAGCGTGGAAGGGTTTCAGGAAAAGTAAAGTAGCGGTTGTCGGCATGGTAATCGTATTTTTCTTTATAGTCGTTGCGATTGTCGGACCGTTTATCGCAAAAGAAGGCATAAATGAACAGTTTATGGCCGATCGTCTTCTACCTCCTTCGTCAGAATATTGGCTTGGGACAGATGACTTTGGACGCGATATATTATCTAGAATAATTCACGGAGCGCGTATTTCATTATGGGTCGGTTTCTTTTCAGTAATCGGGTCGGTCGTGATAGGAAGCACCCTTGGTATAATCGCTGGCTATTATGGGCGTTGGGTGGATACAATCATTTCAAGAATCTTTGATATTATGCTAGCTTTCCCGTCTATTCTGCTAGCGATTGCAATTGTATCGGTGCTAGGTCCATCCTTGCAAAATGCGCTTATCGCAATTGCAATTATAAACGTGCCGAATTTTGGACGTTTAATTCGCTCGAAAGTGCTTAGTATAAAGGAAGATGAATACATTACCGCGGCCAAAGGAGTAGGCATGAAAGATGCGCGAATTTTATTTTCGCATATATTGCCGAATTCGATGGCGCCGGTAATTGTTCAAGGAACATTAGCCATTGCGACTGCAATCCTAGAAGCTGCTGCACTTGGATTTCTCGGACTTGGTGCTGCGGCGCCAGAACCCGAGTGGGGAAAGATACTCGCTGACTCGAAAAATTACCTTCAATCGGCACCATGGACAATGATATTCCCGGGACTCGCAATCATGCTCACCGTTCTCGGTTTCAACTTAATGGGGGACGGATTGCGCAATGCAATGGACCCGAGGATGAAAAACTAA
- a CDS encoding ABC transporter permease, whose product MLNYIGKRLLHLIPVLLGMTFIVFMIIRAIPGNPAQMILGQQATKEAVEALTVKLGLDNPWYIQYFKYLGAIFKGDLGESMRTHAPVADEIWPYLAATAELAVFAIIIAIVVGINAGIISAWFQNSWFDYTAMVLALVGVSMPIFWLGLMEQWLFSLELGWLPTTGRMQVRDPVASITNLYVIDTIIAGRFDQLWQVIRHLILPGVALATIPMAIIARMTRSSMLEVMRSDYIRTARAKGQKMFWVVYKHALKNAIIPVLTIIGLQMGMLLGGAILTETIFAWPGVGRYIYDAIGYRDYPVIQSGILIIAFFFVMINLFVDLLYSFIDPRIKYD is encoded by the coding sequence TTGCTGAACTATATAGGGAAAAGGTTGCTGCATCTAATCCCAGTCTTGCTGGGGATGACATTTATCGTGTTTATGATTATCCGAGCGATTCCGGGTAATCCAGCACAAATGATCCTTGGCCAACAGGCGACAAAGGAAGCTGTCGAAGCGTTGACGGTGAAACTTGGACTTGATAATCCATGGTATATCCAATATTTTAAATACCTCGGTGCCATATTCAAAGGGGACTTGGGCGAATCAATGAGAACCCATGCACCCGTAGCTGATGAAATATGGCCATATTTAGCAGCCACTGCTGAACTCGCGGTCTTTGCGATCATCATTGCAATCGTTGTTGGGATTAATGCAGGAATCATTTCCGCATGGTTTCAAAATTCTTGGTTTGATTACACAGCTATGGTTCTCGCGCTGGTTGGTGTTTCGATGCCGATTTTTTGGCTGGGTCTCATGGAACAGTGGTTATTTTCATTGGAGCTAGGTTGGTTGCCAACAACAGGTCGGATGCAAGTTCGGGATCCAGTGGCATCGATAACGAATTTATATGTAATTGATACGATAATAGCCGGACGTTTCGACCAACTTTGGCAGGTTATTCGCCATTTGATTTTACCGGGTGTTGCGTTAGCAACGATACCCATGGCGATAATTGCTCGAATGACAAGATCAAGCATGCTCGAAGTGATGCGTTCCGATTATATTCGCACGGCGCGGGCTAAAGGACAAAAAATGTTTTGGGTCGTCTACAAACACGCGCTTAAAAACGCTATTATCCCAGTATTGACGATTATCGGGTTGCAAATGGGGATGCTTCTCGGTGGCGCAATATTAACCGAAACAATTTTTGCTTGGCCGGGGGTAGGAAGATACATTTACGATGCAATTGGATATCGAGATTATCCTGTAATTCAGTCGGGCATTTTAATCATTGCATTTTTCTTTGTCATGATAAATTTATTCGTCGATTTATTGTACAGCTTCATTGACCCAAGGATTAAATATGATTAA